One genomic region from Vannielia litorea encodes:
- a CDS encoding rod shape-determining protein MreD — translation MVDPVTTRIWGYRAAFAALCALFAFFRLLPLDTTAGGLPGPDLMLALTFAWVLRRPAFVPPALIVAVFLLADLIFHRPPGLWTLLVLLGCEFLRARQALSRELPFPLEWGMAAVVMVGLMVANMALLALFMVPRPPLGVAVLQIGITIVTYPLVVAASHMLFGLRKAAPGEVDALGHRL, via the coding sequence ATGGTTGATCCGGTCACCACGCGGATCTGGGGCTATCGCGCCGCCTTCGCCGCGCTTTGCGCGCTCTTCGCCTTCTTCCGGCTCTTGCCGCTCGACACCACGGCGGGCGGCCTGCCGGGGCCTGACCTGATGCTGGCGCTGACCTTCGCATGGGTGCTCCGGCGCCCCGCCTTCGTGCCGCCTGCGCTGATCGTGGCTGTCTTCCTGCTCGCGGACCTGATCTTTCACCGCCCGCCGGGCCTGTGGACCCTGCTGGTGCTGCTGGGCTGCGAGTTTCTGCGCGCGCGTCAGGCGCTGTCGCGCGAGCTGCCCTTTCCGCTGGAGTGGGGCATGGCGGCGGTGGTCATGGTCGGGCTGATGGTGGCCAACATGGCATTGCTGGCGCTCTTCATGGTGCCGCGCCCGCCGCTGGGCGTGGCGGTGCTTCAGATCGGCATCACCATCGTCACCTATCCGCTGGTCGTCGCCGCCTCTCACATGCTCTTCGGGCTGCGCAAGGCCGCACCCGGTGAGGTGGATGCGCTGGGGCACCGGCTGTGA
- the mrdA gene encoding penicillin-binding protein 2, with protein sequence MRRAPKDTEESVRKITRRGLVMGGLMGGFAALLAGRMRYMQVDQADEFRLLAEENRIKFSLIPPERGLIFDRNGRPIAVNEQIYRVVIVPEDAGDLENTLARLRKIIPLTDEEAEKALEEMRRASPFLEYTIADRLSWEQLSEVAVNTPALPGISPEVGLSRHYPMLEDFAHVIGYVGRVSDYDLSKIEDPDPLLRLPQFQIGKVGVESKWEEPLRGKAGNRRIEVNASGRVMRELDRQQGISGTDLQLTVDSQLQNYVQARLGTESAAAMVMDVTNGDLLAIGSAPSFDPNLFVRGISVADYRDLTENDHRPLANKAAQGLYPPGSTFKMVTALAAMEAGVVTAGETFYCPGHKEVSGRRFHCWKRSGHGWVDLDGSLQQSCDVYYYELALKAGIENISAMAKKLGIGVRHDIPMSAVAEGIAPTKAWKAERYEQEWVVGDSLNASIGQGFVLASPLQLVVMAARLASGTQIEPRLVKSVDGRETPVKGLEPLDISPTALQQVRKGMYNVVNSSRGTARSSRIVAEGMTMAGKTGTSQVRSVVVRNQDVPWEQRDHALFVAFAPYDNPKYAVSVVVEHGGGGSAVAAPIARDVMLQALYGGLPPMEAYPSSSRWEVEQIRKDLKLREDLRQDASDRA encoded by the coding sequence GTGAGGCGCGCGCCGAAGGATACCGAGGAGAGCGTTCGCAAGATCACGCGGCGCGGCCTCGTGATGGGCGGGCTGATGGGCGGCTTTGCGGCCCTGCTCGCCGGGCGGATGCGCTACATGCAGGTCGATCAGGCCGACGAGTTTCGCCTACTGGCCGAGGAAAACCGGATCAAGTTTTCACTGATCCCGCCGGAGCGCGGGCTGATCTTCGACCGCAATGGCCGGCCGATCGCGGTGAACGAGCAAATCTACCGCGTGGTGATCGTGCCCGAGGATGCGGGCGATCTGGAGAACACGCTGGCCCGGCTGCGCAAGATCATCCCGCTGACCGATGAAGAGGCCGAGAAGGCGCTGGAAGAGATGCGCCGCGCCTCGCCCTTCCTCGAATACACCATCGCCGACCGGCTGAGCTGGGAGCAGCTCTCGGAAGTGGCGGTGAACACCCCGGCCCTGCCCGGCATCTCCCCCGAGGTCGGCCTCTCGCGCCACTACCCGATGCTGGAGGATTTCGCCCATGTCATCGGCTACGTCGGCCGGGTCAGCGACTACGACCTGAGCAAGATCGAAGACCCGGACCCGCTGTTGCGGCTGCCGCAGTTCCAGATCGGCAAGGTGGGTGTTGAATCCAAATGGGAGGAGCCGCTGCGGGGCAAGGCGGGCAACCGGCGCATCGAGGTGAATGCCAGCGGGCGGGTGATGCGCGAGTTGGACCGGCAGCAGGGCATCTCCGGCACCGATTTGCAGCTGACGGTGGACAGCCAGCTCCAGAACTACGTGCAGGCCCGGCTTGGCACCGAGAGCGCGGCGGCGATGGTGATGGATGTCACCAATGGCGACCTGCTGGCCATCGGCTCCGCGCCGTCCTTCGACCCCAATCTCTTCGTCCGCGGCATCTCGGTGGCCGACTACCGCGACCTGACCGAGAATGACCACCGCCCGCTGGCCAACAAGGCGGCGCAGGGCCTCTACCCGCCGGGCTCGACCTTCAAGATGGTCACCGCACTGGCGGCGATGGAAGCGGGCGTAGTGACGGCGGGCGAGACCTTTTACTGCCCGGGCCACAAGGAAGTCTCGGGCCGCCGCTTTCACTGCTGGAAGCGCTCGGGCCACGGCTGGGTGGACCTCGACGGCTCGCTCCAGCAAAGCTGCGACGTGTACTACTACGAGCTGGCGTTGAAGGCGGGGATCGAGAACATCTCGGCCATGGCCAAGAAGCTCGGGATCGGCGTGCGGCACGACATCCCGATGAGCGCCGTGGCCGAAGGGATCGCGCCCACCAAGGCGTGGAAGGCCGAGCGCTATGAGCAGGAATGGGTGGTGGGCGACAGCCTGAACGCCTCGATCGGTCAGGGCTTTGTACTCGCCTCGCCGCTGCAACTTGTCGTCATGGCGGCCCGGCTGGCCAGCGGCACCCAGATCGAGCCACGGCTGGTGAAATCGGTCGATGGCCGCGAGACCCCGGTGAAGGGGCTGGAGCCGCTCGATATCTCTCCGACCGCGCTGCAACAGGTGCGCAAGGGCATGTACAACGTGGTGAACTCCAGCCGTGGCACCGCGCGGAGCAGTCGGATCGTGGCCGAGGGCATGACCATGGCCGGCAAGACCGGCACCAGCCAGGTCCGCTCGGTCGTGGTCCGCAACCAGGATGTGCCGTGGGAGCAGCGGGACCATGCGCTGTTTGTGGCCTTCGCCCCCTATGACAACCCCAAGTATGCCGTTTCGGTCGTCGTCGAACACGGCGGCGGCGGCTCTGCCGTGGCTGCGCCCATCGCGCGGGACGTGATGCTTCAGGCGCTCTATGGCGGGCTGCCCCCGATGGAGGCCTATCCCAGCTCGTCGCG
- the mreC gene encoding rod shape-determining protein MreC: protein MAKRDTNIDYVSPVRRILIAVLVVLCLGLFLLWRIDSPRVERFRSNLIDAVVPSFEWASVPATKVGNMADSFQSYNRLYEQNQELRRELQQMKAWKEAAVQLEQQNAKLLALNNLRLDPRLTSVSGVVIADSGSPFRQSVLLNVGRRDGIRDGWAVMDGLGLVGRIAGVGEQTSRVILLTDAASRIPVTVQPSGQHAMLVGDNRAAPPLEFIEDRDTVRPGDRVVSSGDGGVFPAGLVVGQLVEGRDGRLRVRLSADYERLDFLRVLRSHEAEVIADPGGLILTPVPDPIPHPEELSQAEGGTDG, encoded by the coding sequence TGGTGCTCTGCCTCGGGCTGTTCCTGCTTTGGCGGATCGACAGCCCGCGTGTCGAGCGGTTTCGCTCCAACCTGATCGACGCGGTGGTGCCCAGTTTCGAGTGGGCGAGTGTGCCCGCCACGAAGGTCGGCAACATGGCCGACAGCTTCCAGAGCTATAACCGGCTTTACGAGCAAAATCAGGAGCTTCGGCGCGAGCTTCAGCAGATGAAGGCCTGGAAAGAGGCCGCCGTTCAGCTGGAGCAGCAGAACGCCAAATTGCTGGCGCTGAACAACCTGCGGCTCGACCCGCGGCTCACCTCGGTTTCCGGCGTTGTCATCGCTGATAGCGGCTCTCCCTTTCGCCAATCCGTGCTGCTGAACGTGGGCCGCCGCGATGGCATCCGCGATGGCTGGGCGGTGATGGATGGCCTTGGCCTCGTGGGGCGGATCGCCGGTGTGGGTGAGCAGACCAGCCGGGTGATCCTGCTGACCGATGCGGCCAGCCGCATCCCCGTGACCGTGCAACCCTCGGGCCAGCACGCGATGCTGGTGGGCGACAACCGCGCCGCCCCGCCGCTTGAGTTCATCGAGGACCGCGACACCGTGCGCCCCGGCGACCGGGTGGTCAGCTCGGGCGATGGCGGGGTGTTTCCGGCGGGGCTGGTGGTGGGCCAACTGGTGGAGGGCCGCGATGGGCGGCTCCGCGTGCGGCTCAGCGCCGATTACGAGCGGCTCGACTTTTTGCGCGTGCTGCGCAGCCACGAGGCCGAGGTGATCGCCGATCCCGGCGGGCTGATCCTGACCCCGGTGCCCGACCCGATCCCTCACCCCGAAGAGCTGAGCCAGGCCGAGGGAGGCACGGATGGTTGA